The stretch of DNA ATCAATTTTGTCATACTCTGTCAAATCTTGGAAAGTTCATTCATATCCCAATTGTTTCGCCTACACTCATCAAAGCGAAAAGCTGCTTTCTTCGCCGCTGCGGTCTGAACCAGCCAACCCGTTTCGTTATCATCGTGCTCGACTTTGCACATAAGATAAACGCAAATCACCGTGTTCGGCTTCTCCTCTGGTTCTCCGTAAAACAGACGTGCACCGATGTAACCCGAAGTTTTGATTGAACGTTGGGCGTTATTCCAATGTGTCTTAATTTCGTAAATGATCTCAGGCATCGTTGTTGCAGGATTGATGGTTCTCACCTCATAAATGGGGCGGAGATTCCCCCTTTTGGCACGTTTCAACACATCCTCGAATTCCGCAAAAGCCCTTACCGCCTGTTTCCAACGAAAGAATCTCGGAGCCACATACCTTTTGAAGGCGCTCTCGATTGTCGGGACCCCGCTCTGCGGGTACCAGTACAACGTATTGTGGCTGCCCGGCTTCGCACAGACCGAATTGCAATGTTCAGGCAGTCGTTCCCGCGTTTCGTCATACTTTGTTTTCGTGACGCCGCCCGGGGACGAATCCGTCTCTGCCGGACTTGACTTTATTTGTATTTCATCATCGATCATGCCAGCCACAGTAATACGACTGAAAACGAAATCCTAGCCAAAAGCCCTGAAAATCGGAAAAATCAAGATTTTTTCAAGGTTCCATTTCTTGGTTTCAAATTCTGAAACGGAAGATGCCTTCCGGATACAAAAAACGCGAACCCGTCAGGCACTCAGACGGATTCGCGTACACTCCCTGATGACTAATTCAAACGGCTACTTGACCGTGAATGTGACTCGCTTCAAATCACGACGACGGGAGGAATGGCCGACCAAGAGCTCGAACTCGCCGGGCTCGACGATGCGGTTGGCATCGGCGTCGACGATGGAGCAGGCTTCGATCGGGATATCGAGCGTGACCGCCTTGGTCTCGCCTGGTTCGAGATCAACCCTGCGGAAGGTCTTCAGCTCGCGGTCCGTCCAGCTCACCGACGTCACCAAATCGCCGACATAGGCCTGCACCACTTCAGTTCCAGAACGGCTGCCGGTGTTGGTGACATCTATCGAAACATGCAAGGTATCATCGGTGCCGAACGGCGTGTCGCCACCTTCGATTTGCGGCTTGCCGTAAGAGAAGGTGGTGTAGCCCAATCCCTCGCCGAACGCGAAGGCCGGGTCCTGCGTCAGGTCGGCATAACGCCAGCCGTGCTGGCCGCGAATCTGGTTGTAGTAGACTGGCAGCTGGCCAGCATCGCGAGGGAAAGTGATGGGCAAGCGACCGCTCGGGGCGGTGATGCCCATGATGATTTCGGCGATGGCACGGCCGCCTTCCATGCCTGGGCTCGGTGCCCAAATCAGGGCATCGGCGTTCAACGCGCTGTCCGGCAACACCTGCGGTTTCGAGCTCATCAGCACGACGACGAACGGCTTGCTTTCGGTTTTGGCAACGTCTGCGAGCGCATCGAGCAGCGCCACCTGACCACCCTGCAACTTGAGCGTTGCGGTGGAACGGCCTTCGCCGATCAGAGGAATGGTGTCACCTACGACGGCGACCACGGCATCGGCCGCCTTGGCCGCATCAACGGCTTCGTCGAGCTGAGCCTGATCGATCGGCGCGGATTGGGCAACCTTCGGACGGGGCTGATTGTCCGGGAATACCGGACCGAACGGATCGTCGACGAGCACCACCACTTCGGAACCTTTGGCATAGGTGACCTCAAAACCGTCGTCCTCGCCGATGGCACGCAAGCCATCGAGCACCGTCGTGATCATCTCGCGGGGCTGCCCTTCCGGCATCCACGAGACCTGGCCGGAGTTGCCGGCCCAGTCACCCAGCTGCGTCTGGGCATCGTCGGCGAGCGGCCCAACGACCGCGAGGTTGTGTATAGCCTTGCCGTCAAGAGGCAGTACCGGCTTGGCGTCCTTCGCGGAATCATCACAATCTTCCGCATTGTTTGTCTTATCAGTGGATTTCCAGGAGAATGAACCATTGCGCAAGAGCACCACCGACTCACGGGTCAGTTCAAGATTGGTCTGGCGATGCGCGTCACTGCCGATGACTGCATCGATGCGCTTCTGGTCGGGCAGACGTGGATCCTCGAAAAGCCCCAGACGGAACTTCACCGCAAGAATCCTCGAAACGGCTTCGTCGAGTTCGCTTTCTTTCAACAGTCCGGTCTTGACGGCCTCAATGGCACCGTCGTAGAACTGCTCGGTGGTCATCACCAAATCGTTGCCGGCCTTGACGGCGTCGGCTGAGGCGTGGACGAAATCAGGCTTGATCTTCTGCTCCCAGACCGAACGGCCGACGTTGTCCCAATCGGTGACCAGCATGCCCTTGTAGCCCCAGTCGCCGCGCAGCTTCTTGCTCAAAAGCCAGTGATTGAAGGTCACGGGCACGCCTTCGATGGATTCGTAGCCGAGCATGAACGTGCCGACACCTTCACGGGCGACCCGTTCGAACGGCGGCAGGAACCAGGAGGTCAGCTTGCGGTGCGAAAGGTCGGCCTCGCTGGCGTCGCGTCCTCCCTGTGTCTCCGAATACCCGGCGAAATGCTTGGCGCAGGCCAGAATGGCGTCTTTGGCCAGCGGCTCCCCCGCTTTGGCGCCGCCTTGATAACCGCGAACCATCGCGGAACCGAATTCACCGATCAGCGTAGGATCCTCGCCAAAGGTCTCGCCAACGCGGCCCCAACGGGTGTCGCGGGCGATGCAAAGTACCGGAGAGAACGTCCAATGCACGCCGGTCGTCGAAACCTCCTCGGCCGTGGCACGCGCAGCCTTCTCCACCTTGGCCGGGTCCCACGAGGAGGCCATGCCCAACTCTTCCGGATAGATCGTGGCACCGGGCCAGAACGAATAGCCGTGAATGCAATCGTCGCCGACTACCAGCGGAATGCCGAGCCTGGTCCGTGTGCGCACCATTTCCGCAGCCTTGGGCAAATCGCTCGGGCTGGTGTGCAAAATCGAGCCAACATGCCGCTCGACGATGAGATGTTCCAGATCACCTCCACGGGCGTCAAGCTGGAGCATCTGCCCGACTTTCTCCTCAAGCGTCATGCGCCCCAAAAGATCGGCGATACGCTCTTCATCGGAAAGTTGTGGGTTCCGATACGGTAATTCTTTGTTTTCTTGCATTTTATTATCCTTGATATTCCCTTATTACCGAACACTTTGCTCATCGACTACTATGACGGCAATCCTGGCCGGAAAGCACAAATTGATTCACACTTCCTTTGTATCAATATCTATCAAAGCACAAACATATAGATAGCAGAACCATGCTGATTCTATCCCAACCAATTCGAGATAGATAATAGATATCAGCAACACACATTGATAGGCAATATCCATAAAACCGCTGGTCATATGATATTCCAATAAACCACTGCCGAAATTCGCGCGTTTACCTAAAATAACTGTTATTGAACCATCACTACTTGATGAGGAGCGTCGTTATGACCACGGATAATCGCAGCACGTTGTTTTCGCCGTTGACCATCGCCACACCGGACGGGACGGGACTCAAGATGCGCAACCGGACCATCCTCTCCCCCATGTGCCAGTACGCCGTGGATCGGCAGGACGGAGTGGCCACTGACTGGCACCTGCAGCATTACGGGGCCATCGCTGCCGGCGGGTTCGGGCTGCTCACCGTCGAATCGACCGGCGTATCTCCGGTTGGCCGGATCTCACCCTATGACCTCGGGATGTATAGCGACGAGCAAGTAGACGCACACCGGCATCTGGTTTCGTTTATCCATTCACAGGGCGCTG from Bifidobacterium sp. ESL0728 encodes:
- a CDS encoding glycoside hydrolase family 3 N-terminal domain-containing protein, with translation MQENKELPYRNPQLSDEERIADLLGRMTLEEKVGQMLQLDARGGDLEHLIVERHVGSILHTSPSDLPKAAEMVRTRTRLGIPLVVGDDCIHGYSFWPGATIYPEELGMASSWDPAKVEKAARATAEEVSTTGVHWTFSPVLCIARDTRWGRVGETFGEDPTLIGEFGSAMVRGYQGGAKAGEPLAKDAILACAKHFAGYSETQGGRDASEADLSHRKLTSWFLPPFERVAREGVGTFMLGYESIEGVPVTFNHWLLSKKLRGDWGYKGMLVTDWDNVGRSVWEQKIKPDFVHASADAVKAGNDLVMTTEQFYDGAIEAVKTGLLKESELDEAVSRILAVKFRLGLFEDPRLPDQKRIDAVIGSDAHRQTNLELTRESVVLLRNGSFSWKSTDKTNNAEDCDDSAKDAKPVLPLDGKAIHNLAVVGPLADDAQTQLGDWAGNSGQVSWMPEGQPREMITTVLDGLRAIGEDDGFEVTYAKGSEVVVLVDDPFGPVFPDNQPRPKVAQSAPIDQAQLDEAVDAAKAADAVVAVVGDTIPLIGEGRSTATLKLQGGQVALLDALADVAKTESKPFVVVLMSSKPQVLPDSALNADALIWAPSPGMEGGRAIAEIIMGITAPSGRLPITFPRDAGQLPVYYNQIRGQHGWRYADLTQDPAFAFGEGLGYTTFSYGKPQIEGGDTPFGTDDTLHVSIDVTNTGSRSGTEVVQAYVGDLVTSVSWTDRELKTFRRVDLEPGETKAVTLDIPIEACSIVDADANRIVEPGEFELLVGHSSRRRDLKRVTFTVK